Below is a genomic region from Pseudazoarcus pumilus.
CATGTGATCATGGATGTTGCAGCCCAGCACCACCACCCCGGCACGCTCGAAAACGATGGCCGGCGGCGTATCCTCGAGGTAGAGCTTGATCTCGAAGGTCTTCGCCGGCGAGAAGGAGAATACGTGGTGGCGCGTGGTGTCGCGGTTCGGAAAAGCCACGGCACCGCCCACGGGCACGACCGTGACATGGGGGACGAAGGTCTTGTCGCGCTGGATCACCTGAGCTGCTGAAATATCAGCTTCGGACGCCTCCCGGTCGACGAAAATCTCGACAACGGCGTTCTCCAACGGCTGTCCGCTGGCCACATCGCGCACGGTCACCTCGGCAGCCGAAGCGTGCAGCGCGCCGCCCGCCAGCAGGAGGACGAGCCCGCAGTGCCGTGCCAAGCCGGCCACCCGTGATCCCTTCGTTCGACAATGGCCGCTCACACCCTCTCCTGAAAATCCGGCTGCCATGACAGGGCGCGGATCGACCGTGCCGTGCGCGATTGCCGCGACGACAAGTCTAGCATCGCGCACTCGGCCCACGATTCAGGCGAACGACGGCGCGCGAAAGCGTGCGAGGACCGCCGCCACGCGGGTCACGAAGGCGCCGATCATCGTCGCGACCACCGCCAGGAACAGATTCTCGGGATCCAGGTGCGGCGTCTGCCACGCCAGATAGGCGGACAGCAGAAAGCCCCAGATCAGCGGTACTTCGGCATAAAATTCGCCCTTGAGGCTCGCGATGTTGCCCGACTGGCGCACGAGGTCGCGCAGCATGCCGCCACCGGCCGCGGTGATCATCGCCAGCAACGGCCCCCACATCCACAGCGGCTCGGTGCGCTCGGAAACGGCCACCGCCACACCGGTCACCGTGAAGGCGGCGATCCCGACCGCATCGGACAGCTCGTAGAGATTGCGCAACACGCGATTGCGGCCGAAGGCCTCGAGCGCCTCACCAAGGCGCCCGCGTCGCCGCACCAGACGCAGGATACGGATGAGCACGAAGCCGACAACCACCGTCGCGCCCACCAGCCCGAGATACAACGGCGTGCCGAGCACCGCGAGCGGCTCGCGGCCGACCACCAGATCGCGCATCGCACCGCCGCCGACCGCCGGCAGGGCGGCGAGCACCAGCGCCCCGAGCAGGCTGTAGCGCTCCCGAAAGGCGATCAGCAGCCCGGACAGGGCGAACGCCACGGTGCCGACGATATCGAGTACGCGAAACCAGTCGGTGTCGAGCGTCTGCGCCAGCAGGATGGGCGAGAGGAAGGCGCTGATGATGCGCCGCATCTCGCCGCGCTCCTCGAGCCGCACGATGGCCTCGTCGAAGCGCTGCACGACCTCGGGCGAGACGCTTTGCTTGCTGAAGATGAAATGGATGTCGGTCGAGAAGCGCAGCGGATGCTCCTCGACCTGCTCTCGCCAACCCCCGCGCCAGGCCGAGGTAGTCGCCACCAGACGGTCGGCGATCACCGCGTCGACTCGCTTTTCCAGCAGGTTGCGCAGGTTCTGGTAATCGTTCTCGGCGGTGACGATCAGCGCGGCGTTGGCAGGATCCGAGATATAGCCGTTGACCGCCTCATCGGCATACGCGAACCCGTCCACCACGCCCAGCCGCAACCCGGAGCGGCGGAACCCGTCGAGCATCTGCGCGATGTCGTCATGCGGATGCAGCCCGGCCTCACCCCGGCGCAGATAGAAGACGTTGGTCTCCTGCCGGTACGGGCGAGAGTAATGAACATACTCGGCGCGTTGCGCAGTCCAGGTCGCGCCCGATGCGATATCGGCCCGTCCGTCGCGCAGGCGCTCATGATGTTCGGCCCAAGCCAGATAGGGCTGCTGCACCGCGAAGCCGGCCTCGCGCGCAACCGCACGCATCAGTTCGATATCCACCCCGGTGAGCACGGTCGAGCCGTCGTGCGTCTTGGTGAACTGGTAGGGATCCCACAGATACCAGCCCCCCTGCAGGACCTGCAGATGACGGCCCGCCGCATCGATCTCGCGTTCGGTGCCCTGCTCCTGGGCCAGCGCCGCGCACGCGACAAGACCGCCGGCGAGCACCACCCCGGCCTGTACGACGCACACGCCGAGGACAGCGCGCAGCGACGCCAAGCAACGCGCAACGTGTGTCGATATCCACCTTGCTTCGGCCATCGCTCCCCCGCCCGGCGCATGCGCAGTCGATACGAATCGTAAGCCTAACAGGCCGACATGCGAATACGGCACGGGCGCGACTCTCGCTACGACAACGGCGACCTCTGTCTCAGGGGAAAATGACGGTTGTGCGACGCTGCAATCGGGATAGGGGCGGTCAGCTTACCTGACCGTTCCCCTCCCACACCACCCGGCATGCGGGTCCGCACCGGGCGGTTCGA
It encodes:
- a CDS encoding Cupredoxin, with product MAGLARHCGLVLLLAGGALHASAAEVTVRDVASGQPLENAVVEIFVDREASEADISAAQVIQRDKTFVPHVTVVPVGGAVAFPNRDTTRHHVFSFSPAKTFEIKLYLEDTPPAIVFERAGVVVLGCNIHDHMLAFIVVSEATAHAVTGADGRARFDALPPGEHRLRVWHPRLEDTHQQWWEGRVEAGATRDVALELRASAPLERRTSPLQQRLREAGEAGRVR
- a CDS encoding TRIC cation channel family protein — protein: MASLRAVLGVCVVQAGVVLAGGLVACAALAQEQGTEREIDAAGRHLQVLQGGWYLWDPYQFTKTHDGSTVLTGVDIELMRAVAREAGFAVQQPYLAWAEHHERLRDGRADIASGATWTAQRAEYVHYSRPYRQETNVFYLRRGEAGLHPHDDIAQMLDGFRRSGLRLGVVDGFAYADEAVNGYISDPANAALIVTAENDYQNLRNLLEKRVDAVIADRLVATTSAWRGGWREQVEEHPLRFSTDIHFIFSKQSVSPEVVQRFDEAIVRLEERGEMRRIISAFLSPILLAQTLDTDWFRVLDIVGTVAFALSGLLIAFRERYSLLGALVLAALPAVGGGAMRDLVVGREPLAVLGTPLYLGLVGATVVVGFVLIRILRLVRRRGRLGEALEAFGRNRVLRNLYELSDAVGIAAFTVTGVAVAVSERTEPLWMWGPLLAMITAAGGGMLRDLVRQSGNIASLKGEFYAEVPLIWGFLLSAYLAWQTPHLDPENLFLAVVATMIGAFVTRVAAVLARFRAPSFA